Proteins from a single region of Candidatus Puniceispirillum marinum IMCC1322:
- a CDS encoding TRAP transporter substrate-binding protein, whose translation MKMNSFWKTTLTAAAIIFGVEGASAETVLKLGTTGRLGMPIGDAIDQALMPALEKVSGGKMKIEPHYQKSLCAEQKCGEQANQGLIALWTSSTANYGNFGSELAIFDLPFIFKSLEDAKRISNDWLAERQCKLALENAGHICLSVYSSGGFRQLGNATKPVRVPDDMKGLKWRTTKSPVEFMLVKNWGAVPTPYDWSQLYQGLQSGVVEGQYVASPWQHVAKLHEVAKYFTEIGGMWSGNILAMDAKQYNALSSQEREWLHQAADAYGEKVNELDNAWIKNGEDAIKASAKEWYVPSEAELTKWRAGAIGAWLDAKGTFEPEVAKRVLLEQGMDSFVAQLEEAGAL comes from the coding sequence ATGAAAATGAATTCCTTCTGGAAAACGACTCTCACCGCGGCCGCCATTATATTTGGCGTTGAGGGTGCGAGTGCCGAGACTGTGCTGAAGCTCGGAACGACTGGTAGGCTGGGTATGCCGATCGGTGACGCTATAGATCAAGCATTGATGCCCGCCCTGGAGAAAGTTTCCGGTGGCAAGATGAAAATCGAACCACATTATCAAAAAAGCTTGTGTGCTGAACAGAAATGCGGTGAACAGGCGAACCAAGGACTTATAGCTCTGTGGACCAGCTCTACGGCAAACTATGGTAATTTTGGATCAGAATTAGCGATTTTCGATTTGCCTTTCATCTTTAAATCACTCGAAGATGCTAAGCGTATTTCAAATGATTGGCTGGCCGAACGACAGTGTAAGCTGGCACTTGAGAATGCGGGGCATATTTGTCTTTCCGTTTATTCGAGTGGTGGGTTCAGGCAGCTTGGGAATGCAACCAAACCGGTTCGGGTTCCTGACGATATGAAAGGTCTCAAGTGGCGGACTACCAAGAGCCCAGTTGAGTTCATGCTCGTTAAAAATTGGGGCGCTGTTCCCACACCTTATGATTGGAGCCAGCTATATCAGGGGCTTCAGTCAGGGGTAGTCGAGGGCCAGTATGTCGCTAGCCCCTGGCAGCATGTAGCAAAGCTTCATGAAGTTGCAAAATACTTCACCGAGATTGGTGGCATGTGGTCTGGCAATATTCTGGCGATGGATGCTAAGCAGTATAACGCGCTGTCTTCTCAGGAGAGAGAATGGTTACATCAAGCGGCCGATGCCTATGGTGAAAAAGTCAATGAGTTGGATAACGCTTGGATCAAGAATGGAGAAGATGCCATTAAAGCATCTGCGAAAGAGTGGTATGTGCCATCTGAAGCGGAACTAACTAAATGGAGAGCCGGCGCAATTGGTGCGTGGTTGGATGCGAAGGGCACATTTGAGCCTGAGGTTGCCAAAAGGGTACTTCTGGAACAGGGCATGGATAGTTTTGTGGCGCAGCTAGAAGAAGCTGGGGCGTTATAA